In Coffea arabica cultivar ET-39 chromosome 9e, Coffea Arabica ET-39 HiFi, whole genome shotgun sequence, the genomic window ACAACAATAGGGTACGTACGTagtgttcattttctttgagtTCCGtgatttaaaaatttgtttgagTAGATTGAATCAAACGCCATTTGATATGATCATATTCCTATCCCAATGCAGTTGCCAGATGAAAAAAGAATTAAGAGTTTCAGATCATTTGTCCAATCCCACCTCCATgagtgaatgaatgaacgatttTTTGCACAGTTTGGCGTGTACTACAAAAAGCAGTGAAATCCACGAGATCTTTGATGATGATAGTCTTTGAAAGAAGAGCTGAGGAGCTACCATGAAGCTTgttttgattgaggaaaataataatagtaataattgTAATGACATTAGCCCCTCAGCCTCGGCTCTGCTGTACATTCACTTTTGCAACCTCACTGCTCTCTTTCCTTACTTTCTCTTTTCTCTGAGTAATAATATTCTCTTTCTGTATCTCCCTTggcttttgctttgtttttgttCATGGAAGCAAATCTAAGTCAGACTTCACTGCCACCAGTCACATTGTCTTGTTTCTGTCAATCTCTTTAACATGATTGCCTCTGAGTTTAGTTTCAAcattcaaaaatagaaaaagtttTGCACctcacttttggaaattgtgttTCCCTTAAAGAAATCTCCTTTTAAAGTAAAAGGGTTGGCTCTCatatttggaaattatgcaCTTCTTCAAGAAAcccttctttctctttctttctctctccctttcCATGGGGTCACACCATATCATTACTCATGAGTTTCATTGCTTTTTCTTTCCTAATTTATTTACTACTACTTTTACTTTTTGCTTCTTCAATCTCTCTAGCTAGTAATGTTAGGCTCCAGTCTCCAGCTcccaattttcatttcttgaattgaatggttatcCTAGTTCTACCACAAACTAAAATGCCAGTTTTATACTAGTATATAGTTTGACCTCTGTATAGATCTCTTAGGATTGCGTATCATCCATGGAAAGCTTTCTTGTCTAGTTTAGTACTAATTAAGTCCTAGGATTGACTTTTTCTTGTTTCTCCAATTATCTTTTGTTCTATCTAGATTGACTTTTTCTTGTTGAGTGGTTTCTTCAATTATCTCTTGGTTATAGCATGGAGTTGGCCTGTCGCCTAGAGCTCATAAATTAACAAAAGCATGATGTGTTGGGCACTTGACATCTTAGTACAAAGGCTAAAGTTGGGTAAGATCTATACTCCACGTATAAAAGTTTGTACATGTGGTTAGCTtggttgaaatatttgatactcGATTTTGTGCCCAAAACCCTTTTAGCCCTCGCTCAATCATTATTGTCAATTGCATTTTGTTACATTTTTGTGAAAACAATTACTCTCGAGCCATCTTCTGATTTCCACTTCTTCAATCTGTAGAAATTATCAATGCTGATTTGGGTGTATTTggatataaaattattttaaatattgttttacttgcataataaccacgtttcacttttatattttcaattacttttttatttcatatatatcacattacaaaaagtgttatttgaaataatatcctatccaaacacaaagttttagaaaaaaaagCATTTAAACACACTAAATTATGGCTTTTTTTTCTAAACTAAAAACTATGGGCTAAAAGCTTTTCCCATGAACAATCGAAAGATTAGCTTGTTAATTATGTTGATACCTTAATtaaggatggcaacggggcgaaGGACCcgtcccccgtcccccgccccgctGCCTACAAATTCCCCCCGCCCAGCCCCGCTTCCTCCGCGAGTAGCTCCGTGgggctaataaaaatttgttatataattttattatagttaaaatttagcaaataaacaagtactaaaatatcaacacatcaccaaattattattcattacaatttcacaattgaaacttataaaaataatcaaacaaaagttatttgaatacaatccaacatgatgaaataaatacaactaaagtagtcaaattttcacttttggtacaaatacaatcattaattcattattgtgcttgtgcttttttttgagaaaaaaatgttattgtattaagtgtaattagggatttactacaaatgtattagtaaatttcgtataaccaattaataatttgtattagtacacatatataattattagtataattgataatatcaattatattacatctactaatatacattatataatacatataactaataatatcattatcataagtttgtaactaatcaaattatatattatatataatcatatacatatatttatttttttaaagcgggTGGCGGGGTGGGGAATACCCCCGCCCTATTTCCAatcgggggggggggggggaattttttccccctgcGGGGCATTGCCATCCTTAACCTTAATCGATGGCAACTTAATTTGGAGTATTTAACTGAATGGGCCGAGGAGGCCTTAATTTAGTGGCTAGGGTTGAGTTTGTAAGAATTAAAAGTCTTAAATTCAAATGCCTCCTTCCTTCTCCCTTTTCCTTCCTCAATTCTTAAATCCCACCACTCCCTGTTAATTATGTTAAAACCTTAGTTATTAGCAGTTTAATTTAGAGTGTTCAATTGGACGGGCTAAATAGGTCTTGATTTAGTGACTAAGGTTAAATTCAATCGTATTTTTGTTCGTCTTCTTTCCGCATCAATCACAAATTTTGCATCTCGAGTCTTGACCTagtgttttattatatttgcaATCCTGTACTTGGTGTAGCTATCTAAATTCGAAGTCAAGTTAAAATTACAACCCTTTTGGTTACAGATGAGTATATTCTTTTTTCAGTAGATGAggcaaaagaattaaaattttcacACTAGTGATTTCAACTGTAATTCCAGCAACAAAGTACAAAACACAGAACTTCACACTTGAACTATCTCAGCAATCCAATAATCTATGTATGCAGGCGACTCAGGCGTTGGTTATCAGATATCTAATTCACATCTTCATAGAAAGGCTATTACCTTTTATTGATGTAGGTGTGTATATCTGGAGAAGAGGCATGGCATCTTCATACCATATATACTATGTCTGCTGTTTTAGAAGTCGTTATCCTATTTCATGCTGAGTGGTTTCACGCCTTTGTCTGATAGAGTCGCCAATGGTGCAAAAATTCTAAACctcttatttgtttttattaatATGTTCAGGCTTCTCCATGTCAGCAATTGACTGAGTTCTCAccttttttggtcaaaattagaaCAATTTTTGAAAGGAGATTTGTTTCATTTGAAACATTGAGGACTGGTATACCCAATattaaaagggataatttcagaaatctctcTTGAAGTTTCTAACAATTGTATTTAAATACTTTCTAATATTAGAAATTATACTGGCTTCCCCTcgaatgaaatatttgataacTATTTCAACACAATTTAAGGGGAGAATATTGTAATTTCCAATATTAGAGGGTATTTAAGtgcaattgtcaaaaaccttGAGGGAGGTTTATAAAGTTATACTAtttaaaacaataaacaaatttgtttctatcaaaactttttttttttattatttccaTCAAAACTTTGAGAACCACTTCAGCACAATTCCCCAACCGCAATTGTCCCAAGTAGCATTTGTTAAAATTATTGTTTATATACTTTATTCTCTCAAAACTGAGGATGTGTAAGTGATTTAATCCTTCTTGCAAAGAGATAAAGATATACTAGATGGCGAAAAATTCCAtgtaaaagaatgaaaaagagaaaaagaaagatgtgATTTTCGCCTCTATAAAGTCGAACAGCCAAATATCCCTAAATGGGGAGGAGAAAAGAGAAGGGCAAAGCAAAAAATTCCCAATACatacacacttttttttttctttttgaacgtGTGTGTTAACaacaattttttaatttatttttctaggTCTATTTCTACTAAAGCTGTCAATAGGACAATGTACCATTTAATTCACCATAGTAAGTGACTATTTATGTTTTAGTAATATTCATTTtggataaataaatataaatcttATGATTTAATCACCATGTGTTAATTATACAAACAAGCAGAGATATTTAGAGTCCCTAATCTATTGAGAATCagtgaattttttaattttccttaCAAGACAAGAATTTAGCATccatatattaaatatttttttctacAATACGTTTATCCATTTAGGTGgcattcatttttcttaatgaaaaatatttacctaAATACGGATTTTCAATTGATTGGAGCAAATGTGTCGTAAATTGACAGCACAAGACATTAAAATGCTACAGTTGATAGTGCAGGGGTGCATGGTTGTGGAAATTAGTGATAGTTGAAGGGTGTATGTTGCAATTAATCTCAAGAAAAGCAGAAGACTGAAGCTGATTTTGCCACTGAAATCCGCAGACAGCCAAACACCCGTTCAAGTTGGAGGGAAAAGGAGGCCCAAATCAAacagacaaaaaagaaaaaaagcctccaagaaaatacaaatagaAACACTTACACACAGAGGATGCCAGTGGCAAGGCCAGAATCATCAGATTCAAGGGTCATCGCTCATGTTGACATGGATTGCTTTTATGTTCAAGGTTCTCCTTCCTGATCtactcttttttgtttttggctgTTTTCTATATCCATATATCTGTTAATTCTTGTGCTATAATCAATTGAGATGAGATATGGTAGTTTTTTGTGTAATTGGTTAAAAAGATGGAATTTTGAGCATTGTTATGATGTGggtatcatttattttttcagtagtgtttttttttttttttggttgaatgtATAAATAGTTCATGGTTTACCAATTTTGTGCCCTCTTGGATTTGACATGCAAATTACTTTATAAAGCAGAGCCTTTTATGTTtgaaccaaaaaataaataattaaataaatggaCCATTTTGGAAAATCAGATAAAAGCTTATATTGTTTCTTGGATGAATTTGAAGACAGGGGATCATGAtaaagtagtagtagtagtagaaaCAACGTGAGCTGTGTATTCAGGCTTGGCAATTGTGCATAAAGCTTAGAGAAATTTTTGAGGGATTCATTTTTGAGATGATAGAAACGCAAGGAGCATTGCTTTGAATATACAAATGAGGTGAActtgttttttaaattttgtggTTATATTAGAGTTTTTCATGTTTGATAGTTACTATTATATGCTGAAAGGACAATGCACAGTTCTTGTTTTTGCCTTTTTGTTTTCTCGACTGAACCCAGTAAATTAACCAGTCTAAAAAATTAGTGGAGGGCACGTGCCTTTTGGATTTGTTGTATTGTCGATGATAGGAGCTATAGTctaggaaaattttttatctttgtGTGTATTGAAGTTTTTCATAAAATACTACAAGCGTGATCATTTTGTAATTTGCAGTACCTGTCCTTCTCAAGGGTTAAACACCTGTGGAATTACTGAATATCATAAttgttgctttctttttccctggTGAATAAGTTTGAGGGAGACATTTTGTTCTGGATGGATTTATATTGTGACTGTTTTTGGTATTGGCTAACTGGTTTTGGTACATTTTTGTAGTGGAGCAGCGTAAGCAGCCACATTTAAGAGGTCAGCCAACTGCTGTTGTACAGTACAACTCGTGGAAAGGTGGGGCCCTGATTGCTGTCAGTTATGAGGCTCGTAAACATGGGGTGAAGCGGTAAACATGTTCTTCCCTTCTTATCAAGTGATTAGTTTAAAAAGGCTTTTCATGGTTAGCTAATGATATGCTTGAGACCTTTGAGAACGTAGTTTAACACCTGAAATTTTAGTTCAATGCGAGGTGATGAGGCAAAACATGTTTGTCCGCAAATTCAGCTTGTCCAAGTACCAGTTAACCGCGGTAAAGCTGACTTGACAGTGTACAGAAATGCTGGTTCAGAGGTAAAATCACTTCTACATTTTAGCTATTATATAGCATCCAGCCAATCATTAGTCCAaaatgtaactttttttttccttaggtAGTCTCAATTCTTGCAAGGAAAGGACGATGTGAACGAGCTTCTATAGATGAAGTATATCTTGATCTTACTGAAGCTGCTGAATTGATGTTGGCTGAAACTCCTCCTGAGAGTCTAGAAGCAATACATGAGGAAGCTGTTAGATCACATGTTTTGGGAATTGATGTGGTGGGTAAATGTCTGCCCTTTGCTGttgcttcttttttgtttttgattgttGATAGAGCTTTGATTACATTGGTGGTAATCAAAGTACTAGCATTTGAATTCTGTAGCATTGTCAATATCAAAATCACCATTCTCGTCTCCCTCATGctaaataaaagacaagaaaaatgTATTTGAAAAAGATTAAAAAGAGCAAGGTAGCTTTGATCAATAAAGAAAATCCTGCAAACTCGCCCTTGTATTTTCCCTCATGTTTAAGATCTTACTGAAACCTGGATGAATGACAGCTACAGAAGATGTACAAAGCAATTTGGACATTTTTGTCCATGGAGTTTcaaaaaagtatttatttttgttgtcTTCTTAGCATTTGCACTTTCTTATGGTTAtgattgcatttttggtttcctttTTATAGTATTGATGTCTGTTTACATGCAAAATTTATCTAGATGAGCAGATTCTTCAGGTAGTTTAGTCATCCTTAAGTGCCTTGGTTTCatactttctctttcttgtaTGTGTCACATCTACTTTCGTTGTTTATTGGTGCAGGATGGAGTTGATTCCAGGGAGAATGTTAAGAAGTGGCTAATCAGGTCTGATGCTGATCGCCGTGAAAAGCTTTTAGCTTGTGGAGCAGTTCTTGTTTCAGAGCTTAGGTTGCAGGTTTTGCAGGAGACTCAGTTTACTTGTTCGGCAGGCATTGCACACAATAAGGTTGGAAACTCTGTTCCTTCTTGTTAATTTTCACCTTTTCTCAAAATGATTTGGAGAAGGTTGTCAGCTAATAGTTAAAGTTATGGGCAGATGCTGGCTAAATTAGTGAGTGGAATGAATAAACCTGCTCAGCAGACAGTTGTGCCTTTCTCATCTGTGAAGAAGCTGCTTGAAGgttttccaataaagaaaatgtaagtTCTTAttgcaaaatttcatttttccactTCTTGTCCTGTTGTTTTGGATTGGAAGCTCTagttaaaaatatgttttattgaATTGATGCCAAACTTTATATGATTGAGATGGTGGGGGGAAAGACTCCCTTTGGCTTCACAGTTTATTTTATCTATGCACATTTTTTGGAGCATTACTACAAGATATCTATGCTTTTCTCCAGTCATGGAGTTGGATTAGTTTTTGCTCTTCGACTTTCAGGAAGCAGCTTGGAGGAAAGTTAGGCACATCTTTACAAACTGACCTTGGCGTAGAAACTGTTGGGGATCTCTTGCAATTTCCCGAAGTGAAGCTTCAAGAATGCTATGGCATGAATACAGGGTAATCATCGATGGGAAACTTCAAAGACATCTTTTCATATCATGCTGGTGTTTCCATGAAACTTTCATGCAATAGAAACCTCAAGCCCTTTCTATTCATGATAGCAATAGACTACAGCCCATCTAGCATATTTTCTTAGCAGACTAGTTCGGTTGCGTCTGAATGATGATAACTCCACGTGTTTCAAATCTCTCATTGAGTGCTTAAAAATCCATGCAttagaaattcatgcacaattacTCTTTGAGTTTTTGTTTGTGAAAGGATTGATTTACCTTTGGTCCACTATCTGGAAACCTTATTATGGAGGCTTTACTAGAGAATCTTCCTGAAAGACACTTTCCTTTAGCATTAGCCTCTATGATCTAATATTCTTTACTATTATTTTTCCCAGTTTCCATGTTTTCGCTGTAGAAATGGATGATTAATTAGAAAAGCATCCAACTGCCGAATTTTATTGAATTATGATGTACAAGTATGCTAACTGAACCCGTTTTTCTTAAACTCATCTTGGTAGCACTTGGTTGTGGAATATTGCTCGAGGAATCAATGGTGAAGAGGTTGAGGGTCGCCTTCTTCCCAAAAGTCATGGTGCCGGCAAGACTTTTCCTGGACCTGCAGCACTTAGATCCATTTCTGCAGTATGTTTACTCCATTTGGGAAGCATATTTCTGAAAGATGCTGTCCTTTATCATTATGGATGATAACCAAGTCTTTTGCAATTTCTGTCAAACTGCTACTACTTGAGTTAAGATGTACAAAAATTCTCATTCCTTTTTGGTAACTGTAGAGATATATTCAAATGAAGGCAGACAATATCTTATTGTTTGCTTTCTACAATCTGCTATGTTACAAATATTATTTAGCTTACAGCTTTCACTGTGATTTGTCCTCTTCCAAGTTAGTTGGGATCCATGCATGGTGTTTGTGCTTGCTTGCTTTCTTATCCTATTACTTGCTCTTCCAGGTTGAAAAGTGGCTAAATGAACTCTGCGATGAGCTTAATGAGCGTCTCCAATCtgatttggaaaaaaataagCGTATTGCACATACATTAACCCTTCATGCTAGTGCATACAAGGTATATATTTTCCATTTGTTATTTATCCGAAACATATTTTGGTGGCAATACTCTGAATTACCTAAGGATCTAGATTTTGTCTTTGTAGCTGAAAGGGTCAGATGTTCTTGCATTTAATCATGCACTCTCTTGCAGAAAACTGATACAGATTCACATAAAAAGTTCCCGTCCAAGTCTTGTCCACTCAGATATGGTACTTCTAAGATTCAAGAAGATGCCCTTCTCCTATTTCAAGCAGGGCTCCGTGAATATCTTGGGTCATACCAGCCCAAGACTTCTGGAGGTCAACATGATGGATGGGGAATAATTGGTCTTTCTGTTTCAGCCAGTAAAATAGTTGCTATACCATCAGTGAGTTTACCTCATATTTCGttccttttcttgggtttgaggAACATGTATGGTCTGATGTCTAGGGAAAGGATCAGTATGACTAGTATTGCGGAGTTGTTTGCTTTTCTGCATGGGATGAAAGAACCTTTAGCGATTAAGTCACAATTACTGCAAAGTATCTGGAGTTTTTATTTAGCAGTTTAGAAGCTCTGGTAAGATTTTAGTTAGTCTCTTTGGATGTATTTAACTCCACCATACTGCAACTTGAGGTTGAGCAAGTGGTTATATTTTGGCCCAATCCATCTCATCCCCAAGCTTTTCCATTCTattaatttttcactttttttgatTTGTTTTGGGATTTTAGGAATTATTTTATTCAATCAATTGTGGAGTACAAATGCTTTCTGCAGGGAACACGTTCAATCTCCAATTACTTTCATAGCCGAGGTCAAATTTGTTCTTCAGCAGGAGAGTCAAATGACAGATTTTCCAAAACTGCTGCACCTTTATCCCCTTCAGGTTCTGTCAGTTACATCACTAGAGCTTATGTTTCAATTCTCATCCTTAACACTATTCAATAATACAGGCCTATTTTTGTTCATGCAGGCAGTGAAAGCAATTCAGGAGTGCATTTTGCGGTGCCCGAAATTGAATCTCCCCACAAAGAGGAGAAGAGCGTACATGCCTTGGCATCATTTGATCTAAAAGAGAATGAGATGCAAGTTTGCAAGGACAAGGTTTGACTCATTTTACGCATTGGATCTGATGTTAATAATCTAGGAAAGAAGCTGGATGTAATTAGATGAATTTGGTACAAGGTCTCTTTTGCATCTAGTAATCCATTTAAATTGTTTTGAGAGGATTTTAGCTTGCTCCTCTAACAATAATAGTCACTTAGAGGGTCCTTTTCTGGTACTCATGTACTAGTATACTCTAAAAAGTCCTGTCAACAAGCAGGATCCATCCTTCTCTTCAACCATGTCCCAGCATGATGGATTTGCATTTGCACAAGAAATTGTAACACCATCTTCCTCAGGTAACTCCATTTCAATACACTTGCTAAACTCATGGTAGCATTCTTTGATGCTCAGGCTATTCCACAACTGAGTAGCATGTCCTGTGCAGGTACTCAGAGTTGTTTCACAGTGAACCAAACTGAATCACAGAAAGAACTCTCTGGAGAAAATTTTCTCCATGTCAGattgaaggaaaagaaaacaagctCTTCGAAAGAAAAGGTTTGGAAATATTGTTTTGTTTGCAATCTGGAGTTATTTTTCCACTCGAAACCCTTCAGTCTTTGCCACTCTGAGAAGTGCGTGTTTGTCTGCGCATTCTCAGATGGACATTCAGATACGAAATCTGTTATGTATTTTAGCGCATGTGTTTGTATCTTGGCTAGCTGATATTGGCCTCCCTCTCACTTATCTAAATTTGAATCTAGGACAGAACTTAAAATATAGAATATTTGGGAGAAACTTGAACCCATCTGAAGTCAATAATGACTTTGATAGAGCTTGTTTCGCTTTTCAATGCTTTATAAACTAGTGCAGCTTCATCTTCATGAGCTTCTTATTCTCAAGATCCCTCCTACCATTTTTCTACTTTTAAGGGAAAAAGATACTGTCCTTTGAGGTTCCTCTTTTGCTTTTACCATAGTGAGAACTTGATTTATGCAAAAGAGCCTAAGAGGTCCTCAGCCTGAACGTAGTTGGTGTTATCCATtggtttttttccttctccaagCATTCGTTGTCTTCTATTCAATGACAGAAAGGaaacagaaagaaaagaggaaatgcCCTTCTTGTCTGATCTGGGCTTAACAATTGGTGATTGATATCTTATGCTTTTTTGCACGCATCTCTTTCTATGGTGGAATTTACATTTCTCCCTCTATCAGCACCCAAGTTTTATTTTCTGCCTTGCATCCAATTTCCAGAAAAATTGGGAATGGAAAATATTCAGGACTATTTTTTGTTGCTGCAGAAGTGATGCTGCAGATTAATCTGTAAACAGTTCAGAACATTTAGCTGTTAATATCTGCATGCTTATCTATGTGCATAGGGCTTCACAGAGAGAGAAACATCGATGCTTAACACTTTtgaatagaaaacaaaaaaaaaaatttgcttgaTTCATAACATTGAAGTTGTAGATCAGAGCTTCATGCTGTATTTTTGTGAAGTTTCATGCTTTTTTAGGAGCATTGAGTGATGAAATTGGCGGCAAGCCATTAAGATCGATGCATAAATCAATTAGGAGATGCAAGAGCAGAGATGTAACTGAAAGACCAACTTTAGATATCTTTATGAATTTTATGGTTATCATATTCTAAAGTGGATTATGCGgagctctttttctttttccagttATTCTATGTTACTTAGCATCAGTTTTAGTTACATAACAAATATGATTTAAAATGCTATATGTTAGTAACCTAGGGAACTAAGATGTTATTTACGTATCTCCGCCTATGATGCGTATTATGGTGACTTATGAATTTGATTTATGATTAGGGAACACCCTCTATCTTAAACTTCTTTCAAAGCCGCACCTCATGTGCTTCTCCAAAGCAACGGCATGCAAGTCCTCTTGCAGAAGCTAAGGCATCGTCATCCTCAGGTTATATTTTGGTCCATAGTTGTCGGTAACTTCTGCAAGATCTGATATCatattctctctctttctctctctctctctctgtctcacTTGTATAATATCATGCAGATGCTGAATCTATAGTCAATAGCTGTTTTGAAGCTTTCAAACAAAATAACTTACCTACAAAAAATGGAACTCGTACTGGCACATTTAACTTTGATCAAGATGAACAGAGGAGGAGTTGGAGTTACAAGATTGATGAGATTGACCGTGCTATCCTAAATGAATTACCTCTGGAAATACAAGAGGAGGTGAATGTGTGGCTCCGGCCGCAGAAGCGAGCTAACATATTGAAGAAAGGTTCTAATATTCCGCATTATTTCTTACCCACGAAAGACAAGTAGATGCTTCCTTACTGTTGGTCTGTACAGAGAGAGATGTAAAGTTATACTTCAGAATACTTCTAGACTACTAAGGTTAGTTGTTCATACCGTACaactaaaaaaaattctaaattctctcatcttGTGAGATAAGATGTATATTTTTCCTACCTAGATGTAATCTGTACTTTAGTCTGCCAATACTATGGCATGCAATAGATCTGCTGCCTCAGTGCCTTCAACTGAAATACAATCTACTATACAGTTTCTTCTAAAATGATACAAGCACTTGTGGTCCATCTACCCTTTGTGGCTGCAAGAGCAATTGCACGAGAAGTTCTACTCCCCAAATTGAGCTGTCTCATGTGTGGCTTGACCTGCAACTTAAAATTGAAAGTTTCGGTTGAATACACTATCCAAATTACGTGAACCTAAATTGCCTAGTGCACTTGCAGGTGCTCTGAAGTACAGTATCTTGATTACACCTAAGTTTCAGCTGTTATATATTGCAAGTAGGACTGTCAATGGGACTGGGCCAGTCCAAACTCAACTCGTTCGGCCTGACAAAAAGCCTGATTTAGTGAGCCGATCTGagtttgaacctaaaaattaaGACCGAATTAAATATGAGCCGAACTTGGGCTTCATTAGACTCAAGCCCAATATATGCCTGACCctttaattacctatatatatataatatttatattttgatattatatataattatatatccaaatatattattactaaatagtaaatatatataaattacaaaataCATCTGAAGACTCTTCTATGAGCTTTCTTGAGA contains:
- the LOC113708830 gene encoding DNA polymerase eta — its product is MPVARPESSDSRVIAHVDMDCFYVQVEQRKQPHLRGQPTAVVQYNSWKGGALIAVSYEARKHGVKRSMRGDEAKHVCPQIQLVQVPVNRGKADLTVYRNAGSEVVSILARKGRCERASIDEVYLDLTEAAELMLAETPPESLEAIHEEAVRSHVLGIDVDGVDSRENVKKWLIRSDADRREKLLACGAVLVSELRLQVLQETQFTCSAGIAHNKMLAKLVSGMNKPAQQTVVPFSSVKKLLEGFPIKKMKQLGGKLGTSLQTDLGVETVGDLLQFPEVKLQECYGMNTGTWLWNIARGINGEEVEGRLLPKSHGAGKTFPGPAALRSISAVEKWLNELCDELNERLQSDLEKNKRIAHTLTLHASAYKKTDTDSHKKFPSKSCPLRYGTSKIQEDALLLFQAGLREYLGSYQPKTSGGQHDGWGIIGLSVSASKIVAIPSGTRSISNYFHSRGQICSSAGESNDRFSKTAAPLSPSGSESNSGVHFAVPEIESPHKEEKSVHALASFDLKENEMQVCKDKDPSFSSTMSQHDGFAFAQEIVTPSSSGTQSCFTVNQTESQKELSGENFLHVRLKEKKTSSSKEKGTPSILNFFQSRTSCASPKQRHASPLAEAKASSSSDAESIVNSCFEAFKQNNLPTKNGTRTGTFNFDQDEQRRSWSYKIDEIDRAILNELPLEIQEEVNVWLRPQKRANILKKGSNIPHYFLPTKDK